In a single window of the Salmo trutta chromosome 21, fSalTru1.1, whole genome shotgun sequence genome:
- the LOC115157369 gene encoding mitogen-activated protein kinase kinase kinase 20-like produces the protein MSSLGASFVQIKHEDLRFYENCGGGSFGTVYRAHWISQDKEVAVKKLLKIETEAEILSILSHKNIIQFYGAVLESPNYGIVTEYAGGGSLYEYLSSEQSKEMDMEQIMTWAVEIAKGMHYLHSEAPVKVIHRDLKSRNVVLTADKVLKICDFGASKFQSHTTHMTVVGTFPWMAPEVIQSLPVSETCDTYSYGVVLWEMLTREVPFKGFEGLQVAWLVVEKQERLTIPTSCPPSFADLMKRCWQAEPKERPVFKQVLGTLETMSNDSRLPDQCNSFLHNKDQWRCEIDATLERLRRLERDLGTKEKELEEREQRLKLWEERLMERSNVTPFFSPIASGISSESFFHSQSQESNNAKTSCLIRTLSNGEKDRGMEGGMDRGMEGGMDMGIGGFHELGVRGQGVRSGVQMSMWTTSNQNSSKTCSMRQGTKINMAATAEALDMNVTELSWSDHDSD, from the exons ATGTCGTCTCTGGGTGCCTCGTTTGTCCAGATAAAACATGAGGACCTGCGGTTCTATGAGAACTGTGGAGGGGGCAGCTTTGGGACTGTGTACCGAGCTCACTGGATATCTCAGGATAAAGAGGTCGCTGTGAAGAAACTACTCAAGATTGAGACTGAG GCTGAGATTCTGAGTATTCTCAGTCATAAGAACATCATTCAGTTCTATGGAGCCGTACTGGAGTCCCCCAACTATGGAATCGtcacag AGTATGCAGGCGGAGGTTCTCTGTATGAGTACCTGTCCAGTGAGCAGAGTAAGGAGATGGACATGGAACAGATCATGACCTGGGCCGTGGAGATAGCCAAAG GAATGCACTATCTTCATTCGGAAGCCCCAGTCAAAGTCATTCACAGAGACCTCAAGTCACGAAACG TGGTACTGACAGCAGACAAAGTGCTCAAG ATCTGTGATTTTGGAGCGTCTAAGTTCCAGTCCCATACCACCCACATGACAGTGGTGGGCACCTTCCCCTGGATGGCCCCAGAAGTCATACAGAGCCTACCTGTATCAGAGACCTGTGATACCTACTCCTACGGAgtg gtgCTATGGGAAATGCTGACACGGGAGGTTCCCTTTAAAGGCTTCGAGGGGCTGCAGGTGGCTTGGCTGGTGGTGGAGAAACAAGAg aGGCTGACCATCCCAACCAGTTGTCCGCCTAGCTTCGCTGACCTGATGAAGAGATGCTGGCAGGCTGAACCAAAG GAGCGTCCGGTGTTTAAGCAGGTGTTGGGGACTCTGGAGACTATGTCTAATGACAGCAGACTACCAGACCAGTGTAACTCATTCCTACACAACAAGGACCAGTGGAG GTGTGAGATAGATGCTACGTTGGAGAGGTTGCGGAGGCTGGAGAGAGACCTGGGCACTAAAGagaaggagctggaggagagagagcaaagactGAAACTGTGGGAGGAGAGACTGATGGAGAGGTCCAATGTGACACCT ttCTTCTCCCCTATAGCATCAGGCATCAGTTCGGAGTCGTTCTTCCACTCTCAGTCTCAGGAGTCCAACAACGCCAAGACATCCTGCCTCATCCGAACCCTCAGCAATGGAGAGaaggacagggggatggagggagggatggacaggggaatggagggagggatggacatGGGGATAGGGGGGTTCCA TgagttaggggtcagaggtcagggggtGAGGTCGGGAGTACAGATGAGCATGTGGACAACGTCCAATCAGAACTCTTCTAAGACTTGCAGCATGCGACAGGGAACCAAAATCAATATGGCCGCCACCGCTGAAGCGTTAGACATGAACGTGACGGAGCTGAGCTGGTCTGACCACGACAGTGACTag